The following proteins are encoded in a genomic region of Burkholderia cepacia:
- a CDS encoding 4-hydroxyphenylacetate 3-hydroxylase family protein produces the protein MIKNGTQHIASLRDGRQVYLNGQPVGDVTAHAAFRNSIRSYASLYDYQARDENVEKMTFVSPDTGNRVSRIWQLPTSYDELLERRTALEAWSELHYGFMGRSPDHVASCLSGMYMGADVFEQYDPARAGALRDYYRYARDNDLFLTYVIVNPQANQSKSAHEQEDKYLAVGIVDQDAEGITVRGAKMLATSGIMANEVFCSCIQPLREGDEMYALSFAVPMNAKGMKIMSRKSYEENATSVFDNPLSSRFDENDAVLYFDDVKVPWERIFVAGNTAMCAKQFHATPAHVYQNYQCQVRLMTKLRFLVGLGLKISEVNGTNTFPQVRETLGQLAAEASMVEAWVYGMEAKGTVVNGFYVPDRNMLYGSQVVTQQLYSKVLNTLRELAGGGMIMLPSSVRDFENPDLLRIIEKTQKSPVCSSEERVKFFKLAWDAVGSEFASRHNQYELFYAGASFVTKGHAYRTYDWQRASHLVDSMLGSYSLNQELSTPRAA, from the coding sequence ATGATCAAGAACGGGACTCAGCACATCGCGTCGCTGCGCGACGGTCGGCAGGTTTACCTGAACGGCCAGCCGGTCGGCGACGTGACCGCGCATGCAGCATTCCGCAATTCGATTCGCAGCTACGCGAGCCTGTACGACTACCAGGCGCGCGACGAAAACGTCGAGAAGATGACGTTCGTGTCGCCCGACACGGGCAACCGCGTGAGCCGGATCTGGCAACTGCCGACGTCCTATGACGAACTGCTCGAGCGCCGTACCGCGCTGGAGGCGTGGTCTGAGCTGCATTACGGCTTCATGGGCCGTTCGCCCGACCACGTTGCGTCGTGCCTGTCGGGCATGTATATGGGCGCCGACGTGTTCGAGCAATACGACCCCGCCCGTGCAGGCGCGCTGCGCGACTACTACCGTTACGCACGCGACAACGACCTGTTCCTGACCTACGTGATCGTGAATCCTCAGGCGAACCAGTCGAAGAGCGCGCACGAACAGGAAGACAAGTACCTCGCAGTCGGCATCGTCGATCAGGACGCCGAAGGCATCACGGTGCGCGGCGCGAAGATGCTCGCGACAAGCGGAATCATGGCGAACGAGGTGTTCTGCAGCTGCATCCAGCCGCTGCGCGAAGGCGACGAGATGTACGCGCTGTCGTTTGCGGTGCCGATGAACGCGAAGGGCATGAAGATCATGTCGCGCAAGTCGTACGAGGAAAACGCGACATCGGTGTTCGACAACCCGCTGTCGAGCCGCTTCGACGAGAACGACGCGGTGCTGTACTTCGACGACGTGAAGGTGCCGTGGGAACGGATCTTCGTCGCCGGCAATACGGCGATGTGCGCGAAGCAGTTTCACGCGACGCCGGCCCACGTGTACCAGAACTATCAATGCCAGGTGCGCCTGATGACGAAGCTGCGCTTCCTGGTCGGGCTCGGCTTGAAGATCTCCGAGGTCAACGGGACGAACACGTTCCCGCAGGTGCGCGAGACGCTGGGCCAGCTCGCGGCCGAAGCGTCGATGGTCGAGGCGTGGGTCTACGGGATGGAGGCGAAGGGCACGGTCGTCAACGGCTTCTACGTGCCCGACCGCAACATGCTGTACGGCTCGCAGGTCGTCACGCAGCAGCTGTATTCGAAGGTGCTCAACACGCTGCGCGAGCTCGCCGGCGGCGGAATGATCATGCTGCCGTCCAGCGTGCGCGATTTCGAGAACCCCGACCTGCTGCGCATCATCGAGAAGACGCAGAAGTCGCCGGTGTGCTCGTCCGAGGAGCGCGTGAAGTTCTTCAAGCTCGCGTGGGACGCGGTCGGCTCCGAATTCGCGTCGCGCCACAACCAGTACGAACTGTTCTATGCGGGTGCGTCGTTCGTCACGAAGGGGCATGCGTACCGCACGTACGACTGGCAGCGCGCGTCGCATCTCGTCGATTCGATGCTCGGCAGCTATTCGCTGAACCAGGAACTGTCGACGCCGCGCGCCGCTTGA
- a CDS encoding LysE family translocator — protein sequence MFDLTTLTTFTAVVLGLFLIPGPAVLLVLSRTVQGGRKTGILTGLGVASGDFVHTLFAAVGLSALLMTSALAFNVVKLVGAAYLIYLGVRALLEKASDPSLPQVSPVTPLKAYLQAIPAEVLNPKTALFFLAFMPQFVHPERGSTFVQFAVLGLIFVVLSSLYTTLIACSIRPLGRIVKRLTWLTRWQGKIIGSIFIALGLRVAVQQR from the coding sequence ATGTTCGACCTGACCACGCTGACCACCTTCACGGCCGTCGTTCTGGGCTTGTTCCTGATCCCCGGCCCCGCCGTGCTGCTCGTGCTGAGCCGCACCGTGCAGGGCGGGCGCAAGACCGGCATCCTGACCGGCCTCGGCGTCGCGAGCGGTGACTTCGTGCACACGCTGTTCGCGGCCGTCGGGCTGTCCGCGCTGCTGATGACGTCGGCGCTCGCGTTCAACGTCGTGAAACTGGTCGGCGCCGCGTACCTGATCTATCTCGGCGTGCGTGCGCTGCTGGAGAAGGCGTCCGATCCGTCGCTGCCGCAAGTGTCGCCCGTCACGCCGCTCAAGGCGTACCTGCAGGCCATTCCCGCCGAAGTGCTGAATCCGAAGACCGCGCTGTTCTTTCTCGCGTTCATGCCGCAGTTCGTGCATCCGGAGCGCGGCTCGACGTTCGTGCAGTTCGCGGTGCTCGGGCTGATCTTCGTCGTGCTCAGCTCGCTCTACACGACGCTCATCGCGTGCTCGATCCGCCCGCTCGGCCGCATCGTGAAACGGCTCACGTGGCTCACGCGCTGGCAGGGCAAGATCATCGGTTCGATCTTCATCGCGCTCGGGCTGCGCGTGGCCGTGCAGCAGCGGTAA
- a CDS encoding DUF2848 domain-containing protein has protein sequence MKTITFAIDGRDGRTERAIAIDTLVIAGWTGRDTVAMEKHIRELEELGVKRPATTPVFYRVAADRLGPSPAIQVSGGQSSGEAEFVLVRDGGETFVGIASDHTDREVETYGITVSKQMCGKPCASTLWKFDDVAGHWDQLVLRAYATIDGERVLYQEGKVTAMRAPDDLIAQFARDDGRFVDGTAMLCGTLAAIGGIRPAERFEVELEDPVLGRTIRHAYAVDALPIAG, from the coding sequence ATGAAAACCATTACGTTCGCGATCGACGGTCGCGACGGCCGTACCGAGCGCGCGATCGCGATCGACACGCTCGTGATCGCGGGCTGGACCGGACGCGACACGGTCGCCATGGAGAAGCACATCCGCGAGCTGGAGGAACTGGGCGTCAAGCGCCCGGCGACGACACCGGTGTTCTACCGCGTCGCGGCCGATCGCCTCGGCCCGTCACCCGCGATCCAGGTGTCGGGCGGGCAGAGCAGCGGCGAAGCGGAATTCGTGCTGGTGCGCGACGGCGGCGAGACGTTCGTCGGCATCGCGTCCGATCACACCGACCGCGAAGTCGAGACGTACGGGATCACCGTCTCGAAGCAGATGTGCGGCAAGCCGTGCGCGAGCACGCTATGGAAGTTCGACGACGTGGCCGGGCACTGGGATCAGCTCGTGCTGCGCGCGTACGCGACGATCGACGGCGAGCGCGTGCTGTACCAGGAAGGCAAGGTGACCGCGATGCGCGCACCGGACGACCTGATCGCACAGTTCGCGCGCGATGACGGCCGCTTCGTCGACGGCACCGCGATGCTGTGCGGTACGCTTGCGGCGATCGGCGGCATCCGGCCGGCCGAGCGCTTCGAGGTCGAGTTGGAAGATCCAGTGCTGGGCCGCACGATTCGCCACGCGTATGCGGTCGATGCGCTGCCCATTGCGGGCTGA
- a CDS encoding IscS subfamily cysteine desulfurase, which yields MSSRPIYMDYSATTPVDPRVVDKMVPFLHERFGNPASRSHSYGWDAEQAVEEARAHVAALLGADPREIVWTSGATEGNNLAIKGAAHFYQGRGRHLVTVKTEHKAVLDTCRELERQGFDVTYLDVREDGLVDLDALRQALRGDTILVSVMLANNETGVIQPVAEIGALCRARGIVFHCDAVQAAGKIPVDVNALNVDLLTVTAHKVYGPKGIGALYVRRKPRVRIEAQMHGGGHERGMRSGTLPTHQIVGMGEAFRLAKEEMGEESRRVGALRDRLLAGLSTLDEVYVNGDLTQRIPHNLNVSFNFVEGESLIMGIKGVAVSSGSACTSASLEPSYVLRALGRSDELAHSSIRFTLGRFTTEAEVDSVIAQVRDTVGKLRALSPLWDMHLEGVDLNTIEWAAH from the coding sequence ATGTCATCTCGTCCGATCTACATGGACTACAGTGCGACGACACCCGTCGATCCGCGCGTGGTCGACAAAATGGTGCCATTCCTGCACGAGCGGTTCGGCAACCCCGCTTCACGCAGCCACAGCTATGGCTGGGATGCCGAGCAGGCCGTCGAGGAAGCGCGCGCGCACGTCGCCGCACTGCTGGGCGCGGACCCGCGCGAAATCGTGTGGACGTCCGGCGCGACCGAAGGCAACAACCTCGCGATCAAGGGAGCCGCGCACTTCTACCAGGGCCGCGGCAGGCATCTCGTCACGGTGAAGACCGAGCACAAGGCCGTGCTCGATACGTGCCGCGAACTCGAACGGCAGGGCTTCGACGTCACGTACCTCGACGTGCGGGAAGACGGCCTCGTCGATCTCGATGCGCTGCGGCAGGCGCTGCGCGGCGACACGATCCTGGTGTCGGTGATGCTCGCGAACAATGAAACGGGCGTGATCCAGCCGGTTGCCGAGATCGGTGCGCTGTGCCGCGCGCGCGGCATCGTGTTCCACTGCGACGCCGTGCAGGCGGCCGGCAAGATTCCGGTGGACGTCAATGCGCTGAATGTCGACCTGCTGACGGTGACCGCGCACAAGGTGTACGGCCCGAAGGGGATCGGCGCGCTGTACGTGCGCCGCAAGCCGCGCGTGCGCATCGAAGCGCAGATGCACGGCGGCGGCCACGAGCGCGGGATGCGCTCGGGCACGCTGCCGACGCACCAGATCGTCGGGATGGGCGAAGCGTTTCGGCTTGCGAAGGAAGAGATGGGAGAAGAAAGCCGCCGCGTCGGCGCGTTGCGCGACCGGCTGCTGGCCGGGCTGTCGACGCTCGACGAGGTTTACGTGAACGGCGACCTGACGCAGCGGATTCCGCACAACCTGAACGTCAGCTTCAACTTCGTCGAAGGCGAATCGCTGATCATGGGGATCAAGGGCGTGGCGGTATCGTCAGGCTCCGCGTGTACGTCGGCGTCGCTGGAGCCGTCTTACGTGCTGCGTGCGCTCGGCCGCAGCGACGAACTCGCGCACAGCTCGATCCGTTTCACGCTCGGCCGCTTCACGACCGAAGCCGAAGTCGACAGCGTGATCGCACAGGTGCGCGACACGGTCGGCAAGCTGCGCGCGCTGAGCCCGTTGTGGGACATGCATCTGGAAGGGGTCGACCTGAACACGATCGAGTGGGCCGCGCACTGA
- a CDS encoding ATP--cob(I)alamin adenosyltransferase has translation MQITTTEFPFVWLRYSGSTHLEPAQLIAELDALLARGERFVLLTDDAPSGDDRGDTDHEMRKQLAKWSKANRAQSREWIPAMIAIEPDAARRVALDAFSGTFEKVWGYPLNAAATRDDALALAQRLLAEPARSMAAANA, from the coding sequence ATGCAAATCACCACGACTGAATTCCCGTTTGTCTGGCTGCGTTACAGCGGTTCGACGCACCTCGAACCGGCCCAACTGATCGCCGAGCTCGATGCGCTGCTGGCGCGCGGCGAACGCTTCGTTCTTCTGACCGACGATGCGCCGTCCGGCGACGATCGAGGCGACACCGATCACGAGATGCGCAAGCAGCTCGCGAAGTGGAGCAAGGCCAACCGCGCGCAGTCGCGCGAGTGGATCCCCGCGATGATCGCGATCGAGCCGGATGCGGCACGGCGTGTCGCGCTCGATGCATTTTCGGGCACGTTCGAGAAGGTCTGGGGCTATCCGCTGAACGCGGCGGCGACGCGCGACGACGCGCTGGCGCTCGCGCAGCGGCTGCTTGCGGAACCCGCGCGCAGCATGGCGGCGGCGAACGCCTGA
- a CDS encoding MarR family winged helix-turn-helix transcriptional regulator codes for MAKQQEESVLTITNPACLIDGTDTEFRHLINGLLPFAARLLSVRDGFGSIAGLTGIQYSLLVSVAHLSHDDVVTVNRLADHLHLSGAFVTIETGKLKKLGLIDKRADPDDKRKMRLTVTSAGTKLLKALAPTQQRINNVLFEGVTKTEFKVMCSVIDRLVTNGDRATLDLAHMIARQEKS; via the coding sequence ATGGCCAAGCAGCAAGAGGAGTCCGTTCTGACCATTACCAACCCGGCCTGCCTGATCGACGGCACGGACACGGAATTCCGTCACCTGATCAACGGGCTGTTGCCGTTCGCGGCGCGCCTGCTGTCGGTGCGCGACGGTTTCGGCTCGATCGCCGGGCTGACCGGCATTCAGTATTCGTTGCTCGTGTCGGTCGCGCACCTGTCTCACGACGACGTCGTGACCGTCAACCGCCTGGCCGATCACCTGCACCTGAGCGGCGCGTTCGTGACGATCGAAACCGGCAAGCTCAAGAAGCTCGGCCTGATCGACAAGCGAGCGGACCCGGACGACAAGCGCAAGATGCGGCTCACGGTCACGTCGGCCGGCACGAAGCTGCTGAAGGCGCTGGCGCCCACCCAGCAACGGATCAACAACGTGCTGTTCGAGGGCGTGACCAAGACCGAATTCAAGGTGATGTGCTCGGTGATCGACCGCCTCGTCACCAACGGCGATCGCGCGACGCTCGATCTCGCGCACATGATCGCGCGCCAGGAAAAAAGCTGA
- a CDS encoding AraC family transcriptional regulator — MRELPPTTDPAADADVYHVPRPLVVFGGSVVEPEWRLERHRHRQAQLLYTLSGVVYCEIDGGVWSAPPQCTVWIPGDVPHAARGSAGATFYAVLVEPDAALDLPARCCTLSVSPLLRELLLKAASFPNLYDVDGPQGRLMATLLDELVAAPVEDLYLPMPTDRRLRKLIDHLLDDPADKSPLPELARRAGVSERSLTRLATKELGMSLGDWRRRLHVALSLRMLTTGRRVHQIAIDLGYESASSFVTMFRKATGKSPTQFLTDRQR, encoded by the coding sequence ATGCGCGAGCTTCCACCGACCACCGATCCCGCCGCGGACGCCGACGTCTATCACGTGCCGCGTCCGCTCGTCGTGTTCGGCGGCTCGGTCGTGGAGCCCGAATGGCGGCTGGAGCGGCACCGCCATCGCCAGGCGCAGTTGCTTTACACGCTGAGTGGCGTCGTCTATTGCGAGATCGACGGCGGCGTGTGGAGCGCGCCGCCGCAATGCACGGTATGGATTCCTGGCGACGTCCCGCACGCCGCGCGCGGCTCGGCCGGTGCGACCTTCTATGCGGTGCTGGTCGAACCCGACGCCGCGCTCGACCTGCCGGCGCGCTGCTGCACGCTGTCCGTGTCGCCGCTGCTGCGCGAACTGCTGCTGAAAGCCGCGAGCTTCCCGAACCTGTACGACGTCGACGGGCCGCAAGGGCGGCTGATGGCGACGCTGCTCGACGAACTCGTGGCGGCGCCGGTCGAGGACCTGTACCTGCCGATGCCGACCGACCGCCGGCTGCGCAAGCTGATCGACCATCTGCTCGACGATCCGGCCGACAAGTCGCCGCTGCCCGAACTCGCGCGGCGCGCGGGCGTCAGCGAGCGCAGCCTCACACGCCTCGCGACGAAGGAGCTCGGGATGAGCCTCGGCGACTGGCGCCGGCGGCTGCACGTCGCGCTGTCGCTGCGGATGCTGACGACCGGCCGCCGCGTGCACCAGATCGCGATCGACCTCGGCTACGAGAGCGCGAGCAGCTTCGTGACGATGTTCCGCAAGGCGACCGGCAAGTCGCCCACGCAATTCCTGACCGACCGGCAGCGCTGA
- a CDS encoding cupin, giving the protein MAINKLHDEFHTLDMQRDWQLPEGYDPASGAQELILSGALDTERKRGSRTRLLRLPAGLHTKKPFVHDYWEEVFLVEGDLTVGNDEHGDGGTPFNGYTYAVRPPGAWHGPFKSNGGCVLLEIHYYDPA; this is encoded by the coding sequence ATGGCCATCAACAAGCTTCACGACGAATTCCATACGCTGGACATGCAGCGCGACTGGCAACTGCCGGAAGGCTATGACCCCGCATCCGGCGCGCAGGAGCTGATCCTGTCCGGCGCGCTCGATACCGAGCGCAAGCGCGGCAGCCGCACGCGCCTGCTGCGACTGCCTGCCGGGCTGCATACGAAGAAGCCGTTCGTGCACGACTACTGGGAAGAAGTGTTTCTGGTCGAAGGCGACCTGACCGTCGGCAACGACGAGCACGGCGACGGCGGCACGCCGTTCAACGGCTACACGTACGCGGTGCGTCCGCCCGGTGCATGGCACGGCCCGTTCAAATCGAACGGCGGCTGCGTGCTGCTGGAGATCCACTACTACGACCCGGCATAA
- a CDS encoding LysR family transcriptional regulator: MDNPIRAMRIFTRIVEMKSFTRAALALGISRATATRTVQELEAALGTPLLVRTTRALRATSEGDAYYRRCVSITADVDELEASIRGAARHPSGPLRVEVPASVAGAIVLPALDAFHARHPDLVLMLGVAGRAGDRDADAIDCRIRLGALPDSSLVARRLGTLERVTCASPAYLDRFGVPRTLDALTAHRAVSGTLVSGQRTAELDFVADDVVRKIRLDSIVSVDDEQAYLACGVHGLGLIQPTRIAAQPLIDAGRLREVLPRWRPAAAAVSAVYVKRPHVSPGVRAFVDWIAERFAQAAHEHEGMAAAGAAGWRPVPEAIATCDRDSRLAELA; encoded by the coding sequence GTGGACAATCCGATCCGCGCGATGCGCATCTTTACGCGCATCGTCGAAATGAAGAGCTTTACACGCGCGGCGCTGGCGCTCGGCATCTCGCGCGCCACCGCGACGCGAACCGTGCAGGAACTCGAAGCGGCGCTCGGCACGCCGCTGCTGGTGCGCACGACGCGCGCGCTGCGGGCGACGTCCGAAGGCGACGCGTATTACCGACGCTGCGTGAGCATCACGGCGGACGTCGACGAGCTCGAGGCCAGCATTCGCGGCGCCGCGCGGCACCCGAGCGGGCCGCTGCGCGTCGAGGTGCCGGCGTCGGTGGCCGGCGCGATCGTGCTGCCGGCGCTCGACGCGTTTCATGCACGGCATCCCGATCTCGTGCTGATGCTGGGCGTGGCCGGGCGCGCGGGCGATCGCGACGCCGACGCGATCGACTGCCGTATCCGGCTGGGTGCGCTGCCCGATTCGTCGCTCGTCGCGCGCCGGCTCGGCACGCTCGAGCGCGTGACGTGCGCGAGCCCCGCGTATCTCGACCGCTTCGGCGTTCCGCGCACGCTCGACGCGCTGACGGCGCACCGCGCGGTCAGCGGCACGCTGGTGTCCGGCCAGCGCACGGCCGAACTCGATTTCGTCGCGGACGACGTCGTGCGCAAGATCCGGCTCGACAGCATCGTCAGCGTGGACGACGAGCAGGCGTATCTGGCCTGCGGCGTGCATGGCCTCGGGCTGATCCAGCCGACGCGCATCGCCGCGCAGCCGCTGATCGACGCGGGGCGGTTGCGGGAAGTGCTGCCGCGCTGGCGGCCCGCGGCGGCTGCCGTGTCGGCGGTCTATGTGAAGCGCCCGCATGTGTCGCCCGGCGTGCGTGCATTCGTCGACTGGATCGCGGAGCGTTTCGCGCAGGCCGCGCACGAACATGAAGGGATGGCGGCGGCGGGGGCGGCAGGGTGGCGGCCGGTGCCGGAGGCAATCGCCACCTGCGATCGCGATAGCAGGCTGGCCGAACTGGCGTGA
- a CDS encoding class I SAM-dependent methyltransferase translates to MPTIEDALYTDPRLVAVYDLFNADDRDFAFYASVIGTSPQRILDLGCGTGTFARRLATAGHDVVAIDPAPAMIEYARRQPHADTVRWFACELGGLPPGAPFDSVVMTGHAFQCLLTDDEIDVVLHGVRRVLADGGRFLFDTRNPRIEPWRAWTPAHSARRVESRDFGSVDLHHAVRAVDRAIVTFDTHYRFHRDDTVLTNTSRLRFIAQPELQARVAAAGFASADWYGDWQHAPFDEAASAEIIAICRA, encoded by the coding sequence ATGCCGACCATCGAAGACGCCCTCTACACCGACCCACGCCTCGTCGCGGTCTACGACCTGTTCAACGCGGATGATCGGGATTTCGCGTTCTACGCGTCCGTGATCGGCACCTCGCCGCAACGCATCCTCGATCTCGGCTGCGGCACCGGCACGTTCGCGCGCCGGCTCGCGACAGCCGGGCATGACGTCGTCGCGATCGATCCGGCGCCCGCAATGATCGAATACGCTCGACGCCAGCCGCACGCCGACACCGTGCGCTGGTTCGCGTGCGAACTCGGTGGCCTGCCGCCCGGCGCGCCGTTCGATTCGGTCGTGATGACCGGGCATGCGTTCCAGTGCCTGCTGACCGATGACGAAATCGACGTCGTGCTGCACGGCGTGCGACGCGTACTCGCCGATGGCGGCCGCTTCCTGTTCGACACCCGCAACCCGCGCATCGAGCCGTGGCGTGCGTGGACACCCGCGCATTCGGCACGCCGCGTCGAATCGCGCGACTTCGGCAGCGTCGATCTCCATCACGCGGTGCGTGCGGTCGACCGCGCGATCGTGACGTTCGACACGCACTACCGCTTCCACCGCGACGATACGGTGCTGACGAACACGAGCCGGCTGCGTTTCATCGCGCAACCCGAATTGCAGGCACGCGTGGCGGCAGCCGGATTCGCGTCGGCCGACTGGTACGGCGACTGGCAGCATGCGCCATTCGACGAAGCGGCCAGCGCGGAGATCATCGCGATCTGCCGCGCTTAA
- a CDS encoding flavin reductase family protein, protein MSENHAGAGAGADEQRRFRSALSMFATGVAVITAPRKEGMPVGITVASFNSVSLDPPLILFSVDRRSLSLGDLAGARGYAVNVLDETQQHLSNCFAKANGDKWGWRAGATDDDGAVLLPDALATFECEPYAQYDGGDHVIFVGRVTRHRARSEGRPLIFFGGRYRALDGAHAPSV, encoded by the coding sequence ATGAGCGAGAACCATGCCGGAGCCGGCGCGGGCGCTGACGAGCAGCGGCGCTTTCGCAGTGCGTTGTCGATGTTCGCGACGGGTGTCGCGGTGATTACCGCACCGCGCAAGGAGGGGATGCCGGTCGGCATCACGGTCGCGTCGTTCAATTCGGTCTCGCTGGATCCGCCGCTGATCCTGTTCTCGGTCGATCGCCGCAGCCTGAGCCTTGGCGACCTGGCCGGCGCGCGCGGCTACGCGGTCAACGTGCTCGACGAGACGCAGCAGCACCTGTCGAACTGCTTTGCGAAAGCGAACGGCGACAAATGGGGCTGGCGCGCCGGCGCGACGGACGACGACGGCGCGGTGCTGCTGCCCGACGCACTCGCGACGTTCGAATGCGAACCCTATGCGCAGTACGACGGCGGCGACCACGTGATCTTCGTCGGCCGCGTGACGCGACATCGCGCGCGCTCGGAAGGGCGCCCGCTGATCTTCTTCGGCGGTCGCTACCGCGCGCTCGACGGCGCGCACGCGCCGTCCGTGTGA
- a CDS encoding nuclear transport factor 2 family protein, with translation MPFPLHPATVRALLECYLRAKDLNRPALIADCFAADAELSFSLANDDIDFPPRVTGAGAIARTLVKEFGERFERCRTYYVCTEPDVDKHGVSNMPWLVAMRQKDSGALRIGHGTYRWQFAGDDNGDDVVRIAALHIHIARMDTVDDPQSLKLGALHAAFGYPWLPARAFAHGLADVAAAHPDWGFLAPFHDAATAAA, from the coding sequence ATGCCCTTCCCGCTTCATCCCGCGACGGTTCGCGCGCTGCTCGAATGCTATCTGCGCGCGAAAGACCTGAACCGGCCCGCACTGATCGCCGACTGCTTCGCGGCCGATGCCGAGCTGAGCTTTTCGCTCGCCAACGACGATATCGATTTTCCGCCGCGCGTGACGGGCGCGGGCGCCATCGCGCGCACGCTCGTCAAGGAATTCGGCGAGCGGTTCGAGCGGTGCCGCACCTATTACGTCTGCACGGAACCGGATGTCGACAAACATGGCGTCAGCAACATGCCGTGGCTCGTCGCGATGCGGCAGAAGGACAGCGGCGCGCTGCGGATCGGGCATGGCACGTATCGCTGGCAGTTCGCGGGAGATGACAACGGTGATGACGTTGTGCGGATCGCCGCGCTGCACATTCATATCGCGCGGATGGATACGGTCGACGATCCGCAATCGCTGAAGCTCGGCGCGCTGCATGCGGCGTTCGGGTATCCGTGGCTGCCGGCGCGTGCGTTTGCGCACGGGCTGGCGGATGTCGCGGCGGCTCACCCGGATTGGGGATTCCTGGCGCCGTTTCACGACGCGGCGACTGCGGCGGCCTGA